The proteins below come from a single Streptomyces sp. MRC013 genomic window:
- a CDS encoding DUF2079 domain-containing protein — protein sequence MVLLVYAYFALREHQRFGTTGYDLGIFGQGVRAYAELRTPASEIRTATAPTAFSGEAYPLLGDHFHPILALLAPLYLLAPRVESLLLAQAALVAGSAYVMANAAGRHLGRPWAALSLGLAYGFSWGLQELIAFDFHEVAFAVPLLALACSAYLDGRWVAAAWWASGLLLVKEDLGLTAAVLGVLLLRHHRRAGLALCVGATAATGLVTLVVVPALAPDGRYGYLNQQYPYGLLDGWSVKSQTLVALLAVTAGLVLRSPLGLLTLPTLLWRLTSPNPAYWDAALHYSAVLMPIAFAALVDALRKDARLPLLIPLAVMVLMLPAKPLGDLATPDFRRVSPREAAARAAVDRVPTGVRVAASNSLAPHLIDRTRTYLAVRRVLQEHTDIDWIAVDVREPFPAGEAAAVVRIAEARGWARVHSDGDMVVLRRPAA from the coding sequence GTGGTTCTCCTCGTCTACGCGTATTTCGCCCTGCGGGAACACCAGCGATTCGGCACCACCGGCTACGACCTCGGCATCTTCGGGCAGGGTGTCCGGGCTTACGCGGAGCTGCGCACGCCGGCCTCCGAGATCAGGACGGCGACAGCGCCGACCGCCTTCTCGGGGGAGGCGTATCCCCTGCTGGGTGACCATTTCCATCCGATCCTGGCTCTCCTCGCCCCGCTGTACCTCCTCGCACCCCGTGTGGAGTCCCTGCTGCTCGCGCAGGCCGCACTGGTGGCCGGGTCGGCCTATGTGATGGCGAACGCCGCCGGGCGGCACCTCGGACGGCCGTGGGCGGCCCTGTCGCTGGGACTCGCCTACGGCTTCTCGTGGGGCCTGCAGGAACTCATAGCCTTCGACTTCCACGAAGTGGCCTTCGCCGTGCCGCTCCTGGCGCTGGCGTGCTCGGCGTACCTCGACGGCCGGTGGGTGGCCGCCGCCTGGTGGGCGTCCGGTCTTCTCCTGGTCAAGGAGGACCTGGGCCTCACCGCGGCCGTCCTCGGCGTCCTCCTGCTCCGCCACCACCGGCGGGCCGGGCTGGCGCTCTGCGTCGGCGCCACCGCGGCCACGGGGCTCGTCACGCTGGTCGTGGTACCGGCGCTCGCTCCGGACGGCCGGTACGGCTACCTGAACCAGCAGTACCCGTACGGGTTGCTCGACGGCTGGTCGGTCAAGAGCCAGACGCTCGTGGCACTCCTGGCCGTCACGGCCGGACTGGTCCTCCGCAGCCCCCTCGGCCTTCTCACGCTCCCGACCCTGCTGTGGCGTCTCACCTCGCCCAATCCGGCCTACTGGGATGCGGCCCTGCACTACTCCGCCGTCCTCATGCCCATCGCCTTCGCCGCCCTCGTCGACGCCCTGCGCAAGGACGCACGGCTGCCTCTCCTCATCCCGCTGGCCGTCATGGTGCTCATGCTCCCGGCGAAACCGCTGGGGGACCTGGCGACGCCGGACTTCCGGCGGGTGAGCCCCCGGGAGGCAGCGGCCCGCGCAGCGGTGGACCGGGTGCCCACCGGGGTCAGGGTGGCCGCGAGCAACAGCCTGGCCCCGCACCTGATCGACCGCACCCGCACCTACCTCGCGGTACGGCGTGTCCTGCAGGAGCACACGGACATCGACTGGATCGCGGTGGACGTACGCGAACCCTTTCCGGCGGGTGAGGCCGCGGCAGTGGTGCGGATAGCCGAGGCGAGGGGCTGGGCGCGTGTCCACTCCGACGGCGACATGGTCGTCCTCAGGCGTCCGGCCGCCTAG
- a CDS encoding bifunctional metallophosphatase/5'-nucleotidase: MSATRHEKPMGRRIIAAAAGVAALGALVAALPAGAAEGAGADGRTYGGKALGRTVDVQLLSFNDLHGNLEPPAGSSGEVTHVHEDGTTEKIKAGGVEYLATHLRDARRGNRYSITAAAGDMIGASPLVSGLFHDEPTVEALNKLKLDVSSVGNHEFDEGAAELARIQNGGCHPVDGCAEGTTYEGAAFPYLAANVTNERTGKPVLDPYFVWEKRGVRIGFIGVTLEGTPNIVNAEGIKGLKFGDEVEAIDRYTKVLERKGVRSIVALIHEGGAPASSAYNYDCDSPGPGDGISGPVVDIARRLNPQVDALVTGHTHQAYACTVPDPAGKPRTVTSAASFGKLYTDTTLTYDRATRDIVRTAVASANHVVTRDVPKAADMTGLIAKWNGLAAPIANRPVGHIAADIGGRGSNAYEKPLGDLIADAQLEGLAPADRGGAQIAFMNPGGIRADLVHARSGSEAADGIVTYGEAYTVQPFTNMMTTVDLTGAQIITALRQQVSGANEASPKILQVSRGFTYTLDTTKTGAARVDASSVRLNGKPLDPAGTYRVAMNEFLAGGGDGFPALGQGTNKLVGASDLEVFTAYLGAHSSPDAPLKPPAADRITVVG, translated from the coding sequence ATGTCAGCTACACGGCACGAAAAGCCCATGGGGCGGCGGATCATCGCCGCCGCGGCCGGCGTCGCCGCCCTCGGCGCGCTGGTGGCGGCCCTCCCGGCCGGCGCGGCCGAGGGGGCCGGCGCGGACGGCCGGACGTACGGCGGGAAGGCCCTCGGCCGCACCGTCGACGTGCAGCTGCTCTCCTTCAACGACCTGCACGGCAACCTGGAGCCCCCGGCCGGCTCCTCCGGCGAGGTCACGCACGTCCACGAGGACGGCACCACCGAGAAGATCAAGGCCGGCGGCGTCGAGTACCTCGCCACGCACCTGCGCGACGCCCGCAGGGGCAACCGCTACTCGATCACCGCGGCGGCCGGCGACATGATCGGCGCCTCGCCCCTGGTCTCCGGACTGTTCCACGACGAGCCGACGGTCGAGGCGCTCAACAAGCTGAAGCTCGACGTCAGCTCGGTCGGCAACCACGAGTTCGACGAGGGCGCGGCCGAGCTGGCCCGCATCCAGAACGGCGGCTGCCACCCCGTCGACGGCTGCGCCGAGGGCACGACGTACGAGGGCGCCGCCTTCCCCTACCTGGCGGCGAACGTCACGAACGAGAGGACCGGCAAGCCGGTCCTCGACCCGTACTTCGTCTGGGAGAAGAGGGGCGTCCGCATCGGTTTCATCGGAGTGACCCTGGAGGGCACCCCGAACATCGTCAACGCCGAGGGCATCAAGGGCCTGAAGTTCGGCGACGAGGTCGAGGCGATCGACAGGTACACGAAGGTCCTGGAGCGCAAGGGCGTCAGGTCCATCGTCGCCCTGATCCACGAGGGCGGCGCCCCGGCGTCCTCCGCGTACAACTACGACTGCGACAGCCCCGGCCCGGGCGACGGCATCTCCGGTCCGGTCGTCGACATCGCCAGGAGGCTCAACCCGCAGGTCGACGCCCTGGTCACCGGTCACACCCACCAGGCGTACGCCTGCACCGTCCCGGACCCGGCGGGCAAGCCGCGCACGGTCACCTCCGCGGCCTCGTTCGGCAAGCTGTACACCGACACGACCCTCACCTACGACCGCGCCACCAGGGACATCGTCCGCACCGCCGTCGCCTCCGCGAACCACGTGGTCACCCGCGACGTCCCCAAGGCCGCGGACATGACCGGCCTGATCGCCAAGTGGAACGGCCTGGCCGCGCCGATCGCCAACCGCCCGGTGGGCCACATCGCCGCCGACATCGGCGGCCGCGGTTCGAACGCGTACGAGAAGCCGCTCGGCGACCTGATCGCCGACGCGCAGCTGGAGGGCCTCGCCCCGGCCGACAGGGGCGGGGCGCAGATCGCCTTCATGAACCCGGGCGGCATCCGCGCCGACCTGGTGCACGCCAGGTCCGGCAGCGAGGCGGCGGACGGCATCGTGACGTACGGCGAGGCGTACACCGTGCAGCCGTTCACCAACATGATGACCACCGTCGACCTGACCGGCGCGCAGATCATCACCGCGCTCCGGCAGCAGGTCAGCGGGGCGAACGAGGCCTCGCCGAAGATCCTGCAGGTGTCGAGGGGCTTCACGTACACCCTGGACACGACGAAGACCGGCGCCGCCCGCGTCGACGCGTCCTCGGTGAGGTTGAACGGCAAGCCGCTCGACCCGGCCGGGACGTACCGCGTCGCGATGAACGAGTTCCTCGCGGGCGGCGGCGACGGCTTCCCGGCCCTCGGCCAGGGCACGAACAAGCTGGTCGGCGCCTCCGACCTGGAGGTCTTCACCGCCTACCTGGGCGCGCACTCCTCGCCGGACGCCCCGCTGAAGCCGCCGGCGGCGGACCGGATCACGGTCGTCGGGTAG
- a CDS encoding trypsin-like peptidase domain-containing protein, which translates to MTDHDGRTAGHQGNDEPQRYAGFHGPVPPPPAHAPTGRAGTRRHRRHRAGRPGGLITAVAVAAAVVGGGVGALAQNLAADGTAAVPAGASGATVPRSGADAVAGVAQAVSPSIVEIRAASGSGGSTGSGVVITGDGEVVTNHHVIAGASGIEVRLGDGTVRAADVVGTDPVKDLALIRLRGAEGLKAAVLGDSDTVRVGDQVVAIGSPEGLTTTVTSGIVSALDRDVTVTGDGGDSGRTDRRNRTSGHGGATGSPPAAYKAIQTDAALNPGNSGGALINLKGEVIGINSAMYSPDAATDPAGAGSVGLGFAIPVDTLKSGLDALRGG; encoded by the coding sequence ATGACGGACCACGACGGCCGCACCGCCGGCCACCAGGGGAACGACGAACCACAGCGGTACGCCGGGTTCCACGGCCCGGTCCCACCGCCGCCCGCGCACGCGCCCACGGGCCGCGCCGGCACCCGGCGGCACCGCCGCCACCGGGCCGGGCGGCCGGGCGGGTTGATCACCGCCGTCGCCGTCGCGGCCGCCGTCGTCGGGGGCGGGGTGGGCGCCCTCGCCCAGAACCTCGCGGCCGACGGCACGGCGGCCGTCCCCGCGGGGGCCTCCGGGGCGACCGTCCCGCGATCGGGCGCCGACGCGGTCGCCGGGGTCGCGCAGGCCGTCTCCCCCAGCATCGTGGAGATCAGGGCCGCCTCCGGCTCCGGGGGCTCCACCGGGTCCGGCGTGGTCATCACCGGGGACGGCGAGGTCGTCACCAACCACCACGTCATCGCGGGCGCCTCCGGCATCGAGGTCCGGCTCGGCGACGGCACCGTCCGCGCGGCCGACGTGGTCGGCACCGACCCCGTCAAGGACCTCGCGCTGATCAGGCTCCGCGGCGCCGAGGGCCTCAAGGCGGCCGTGCTCGGGGACTCCGACACGGTCAGGGTCGGTGACCAGGTCGTCGCGATCGGTTCGCCCGAGGGCCTCACCACCACCGTGACCAGCGGCATCGTCTCCGCCCTCGACCGGGACGTGACCGTCACCGGGGACGGCGGCGACAGCGGGCGGACCGACCGGCGGAACCGGACGTCCGGGCACGGCGGCGCCACCGGTTCCCCGCCGGCCGCGTACAAGGCGATCCAGACCGACGCCGCCCTCAACCCCGGCAACTCCGGCGGCGCCCTGATCAACCTGAAGGGCGAGGTCATCGGCATCAACTCGGCGATGTACTCGCCGGACGCCGCCACCGACCCCGCCGGCGCCGGCAGCGTCGGTCTCGGCTTCGCCATCCCGGTCGACACCCTCAAGTCCGGCCTGGACGCCCTCCGCGGCGGCTGA
- a CDS encoding TetR/AcrR family transcriptional regulator, with product MTDPLDTTSDRRPGGRTARIRAQVLDAVRAELAEGGHEGLTMEGVATRAGVHRATVYRRWRDVGGLLVDVIDAAGEVEWQPPDTGSLRGDLTALNQEIQESLVVRPSFAVALMAASFHSERAARAQTRLWTDRYAQCEILVERAVERGELPAQHTDARSLLIAATAPLYHRLVLLRADPDPQLPERAAESAVLAAAAGAFSVRREEREEHV from the coding sequence ATGACAGACCCACTGGACACGACGTCGGACCGCCGTCCGGGCGGTCGCACCGCCCGCATCCGCGCCCAGGTCCTCGATGCGGTGCGCGCCGAACTCGCTGAAGGCGGTCACGAAGGACTCACGATGGAGGGTGTCGCGACGCGCGCCGGAGTGCACCGAGCCACGGTCTACCGGCGTTGGCGCGATGTCGGCGGCCTGCTCGTCGACGTCATCGACGCCGCCGGCGAGGTCGAGTGGCAGCCGCCGGACACCGGCTCGCTGCGCGGCGATCTGACGGCCCTCAACCAGGAGATCCAGGAATCCCTGGTCGTACGGCCGTCGTTCGCCGTCGCCCTGATGGCCGCCTCGTTCCACTCCGAACGGGCCGCGCGGGCCCAGACCCGGTTGTGGACGGACCGGTACGCCCAGTGCGAGATCCTCGTCGAGCGCGCCGTCGAGCGCGGTGAGCTTCCCGCACAGCACACGGACGCGCGGAGCCTGCTGATCGCCGCCACGGCGCCGCTCTACCACCGGCTAGTGCTCCTGCGTGCCGATCCGGATCCGCAACTCCCGGAACGGGCGGCGGAGTCGGCGGTCCTGGCGGCTGCCGCGGGTGCCTTCTCCGTCCGTCGGGAAGAGCGGGAAGAGCACGTGTGA
- a CDS encoding CatB-related O-acetyltransferase, producing the protein MPPVPADPTVLHPMPGHPRVVLLKPLVESPLIEVGDFTYYDDPDDPTAFETRNVLYHYGPERLVIGRYCALGTGTRFIMNGANHRMDGPSTFPFPTMGGSWAEHFDLITDLPGRGDTVVGNDVWFGHGATVMPGVRIGHGAIVAAGAVVTGDVPDYGIVGGNPARLIRTRYDAADIARLLAVAWWDWPVQHITGHVRTIMSGTVADLEEAAARVDQP; encoded by the coding sequence ATGCCGCCCGTTCCCGCTGACCCCACCGTGCTCCACCCGATGCCCGGGCACCCGCGCGTGGTTCTGCTCAAGCCGCTGGTGGAGTCGCCGCTGATCGAGGTCGGTGACTTCACCTACTACGACGACCCGGACGACCCGACCGCGTTCGAGACGCGCAACGTCCTGTACCACTACGGCCCCGAACGGCTTGTCATCGGCAGGTACTGCGCGTTGGGGACGGGCACCCGGTTCATCATGAACGGCGCCAACCATCGCATGGACGGTCCTTCCACCTTCCCGTTCCCCACGATGGGGGGCTCCTGGGCGGAGCACTTCGACCTGATCACCGACCTGCCCGGCCGGGGCGACACAGTCGTCGGCAACGACGTGTGGTTCGGCCACGGCGCCACGGTCATGCCCGGTGTACGCATCGGCCACGGCGCGATCGTCGCCGCCGGCGCCGTGGTCACCGGCGACGTCCCCGACTACGGCATCGTCGGCGGCAACCCCGCCCGGCTCATCCGCACCCGCTACGACGCTGCGGACATCGCCCGGCTCCTCGCCGTGGCGTGGTGGGACTGGCCCGTGCAGCACATCACCGGGCACGTACGGACGATCATGTCGGGGACCGTCGCCGACCTGGAGGAGGCCGCCGCGCGGGTCGACCAGCCCTGA
- a CDS encoding LacI family DNA-binding transcriptional regulator, translating to MAKVTRDDVARLAGTSTAVVSYVINNGPRPVAPATRERVLAAIKELGYRPDRVAQAMASRRTDLIGMIVPDARQPFFAEMAHAVERAAADRGKMVLVGNSDYRDEREIHYLRAFLGMRVAGLILVSQGMSEPAAQEIEAWDARVVLLHERPEALDDVAVVTDDVGGARLATRHLLEHGHAYVACLGGIESTPSVGDPVADHVEGWRRAMREAGRSVEGRLYQAAYDRYDAYETALKILSGPDRPPAIFCATDDQAIGVLRAARELRLDVPGDLAVAGFDDVKEAALTDPPLTTVSSDRPAMARAAVDLVLDDGLKASAERRERVKQFPSALVVRRSCGCGGP from the coding sequence GTGGCCAAGGTGACGCGGGACGACGTGGCACGGCTGGCGGGCACTTCCACCGCGGTCGTGAGCTACGTCATCAACAACGGACCCCGGCCGGTCGCCCCGGCCACGCGCGAGCGTGTCCTCGCCGCCATCAAGGAGTTGGGCTACCGGCCCGACCGGGTGGCGCAGGCGATGGCGTCCCGGCGCACGGACCTCATAGGCATGATCGTCCCGGACGCGCGGCAGCCGTTCTTCGCCGAGATGGCGCACGCCGTGGAGAGGGCCGCCGCGGACCGCGGGAAGATGGTCCTCGTCGGCAACTCGGACTACCGCGACGAGCGCGAGATCCACTACCTGCGCGCCTTCCTCGGAATGCGGGTCGCCGGCCTGATCCTGGTCAGCCAGGGCATGAGCGAGCCCGCCGCGCAGGAGATCGAGGCGTGGGACGCGCGGGTGGTACTGCTCCACGAGCGTCCGGAGGCACTGGACGACGTGGCGGTCGTGACGGACGACGTGGGCGGTGCGCGGCTGGCCACCCGCCACCTGCTGGAGCACGGCCACGCGTACGTGGCGTGCCTGGGCGGGATCGAGTCGACGCCGTCCGTCGGCGACCCGGTGGCCGACCACGTCGAGGGCTGGCGCCGCGCCATGCGGGAGGCGGGCCGCTCCGTCGAGGGACGGCTCTACCAGGCCGCCTACGACCGGTACGACGCCTACGAGACCGCGCTGAAGATCCTGTCGGGCCCCGACCGGCCGCCCGCGATCTTCTGCGCCACGGACGACCAGGCGATCGGCGTACTGCGCGCGGCGCGGGAACTGCGGCTGGACGTGCCGGGGGACCTGGCGGTGGCCGGGTTCGACGACGTGAAGGAGGCCGCGCTGACGGACCCGCCGCTGACGACGGTCTCGTCGGACCGGCCGGCGATGGCCCGTGCCGCGGTGGACCTGGTCCTGGACGACGGACTGAAGGCGTCCGCGGAGCGCCGGGAGCGCGTGAAGCAGTTCCCGTCGGCGCTGGTGGTCCGCCGCAGTTGCGGCTGCGGCGGCCCGTAG
- a CDS encoding response regulator transcription factor produces MSSLLLLTDALQPSSEVLPALGLLLHDVRVAPAEGAALVDAPGADVVLVDGRRDLPQVRSLCRLLRSTGPGCPLLLVVTEGGLAAVTADWGIDDVLLDTAGPAEVEARLRLATGRRQIADDSPMEIRSGDLSVDEATYSAKLKGRVLDLTFKEFELLKYLAQHPGRVFTRAQLLQEVWGYDYFGGTRTVDVHVRRLRAKLGPEHESLIGTVRNVGYRFVTPEKAERSAGKARAGGRAEEAAPEVPRTESGTEAAARPARR; encoded by the coding sequence ATGAGCTCCCTGCTGCTGCTGACCGACGCCCTGCAGCCGTCGAGCGAGGTGCTCCCGGCGCTCGGGCTGCTGCTGCACGACGTGCGGGTGGCCCCCGCCGAGGGGGCCGCCCTCGTGGACGCCCCCGGCGCCGACGTGGTCCTCGTCGACGGCCGCCGCGACCTGCCGCAGGTGCGTTCGCTCTGCCGGCTGCTCCGCTCGACGGGCCCCGGGTGCCCGCTGCTCCTGGTCGTCACCGAGGGCGGGCTCGCGGCCGTCACCGCCGACTGGGGCATCGACGACGTGCTGCTCGACACCGCGGGCCCGGCGGAGGTCGAGGCGCGGCTGCGGCTCGCGACGGGCCGCCGGCAGATCGCCGACGACTCCCCGATGGAGATCCGCAGCGGCGACCTCTCGGTCGACGAGGCGACCTACAGCGCGAAGTTGAAGGGCCGGGTCCTCGACCTCACCTTCAAGGAGTTCGAGTTGCTGAAGTACCTCGCCCAGCACCCGGGCCGGGTGTTCACCCGCGCGCAGCTCCTCCAGGAGGTGTGGGGGTACGACTACTTCGGCGGCACGCGCACGGTCGACGTCCACGTGCGGCGGCTGCGGGCCAAGCTGGGGCCGGAGCACGAGTCGCTGATCGGCACCGTGCGCAACGTCGGCTACCGGTTCGTGACGCCGGAGAAGGCGGAGCGCTCCGCGGGCAAGGCGCGGGCGGGCGGACGCGCCGAGGAGGCCGCGCCGGAGGTCCCCCGGACGGAGAGCGGGACGGAAGCGGCCGCACGACCTGCACGGAGGTAG
- a CDS encoding MoaD/ThiS family protein, protein MAAGTIRYWAAAKAAAGTAEEPYAAETLAEALAAACERHPGEFPRVLRRCSFLVDGAPVGTRGHETVRLAEGGTVEVLPPFAGG, encoded by the coding sequence ATGGCAGCCGGGACCATCCGCTACTGGGCCGCGGCCAAGGCCGCCGCCGGTACCGCCGAGGAACCGTACGCCGCGGAGACCCTCGCGGAGGCGCTGGCCGCCGCCTGTGAGCGGCACCCGGGAGAGTTTCCGCGGGTGCTGCGGAGGTGCTCCTTCCTGGTGGACGGCGCCCCCGTGGGAACGCGCGGGCACGAGACGGTACGGCTGGCGGAGGGCGGCACGGTAGAGGTGCTCCCGCCGTTCGCAGGAGGGTGA
- a CDS encoding DUF2993 domain-containing protein — protein MRALRTLLIIVVVLGGLFTVADRLAVAAAESKAADRIRARQGLSGTPDVSIRGFPFLTQALAKELDRVDAAMTGVEVTAGDRRVRVGELSAELHGVRLENGYSRAVATSATGTARISYEELRKASDHDVVLGYGGNGKLKVTGSVEVLGRKVTRSVLSTVSVVDGQTLRVRADSVPGEGIPGVEELVRERTDFDREVSGFPAGLKIRKVQASPDGLEVTVAGRNVVLAG, from the coding sequence ATGCGAGCACTGCGCACACTGCTGATCATCGTCGTCGTCCTCGGCGGGCTCTTCACGGTCGCGGACCGGCTGGCGGTCGCCGCCGCGGAGTCGAAGGCGGCCGACCGGATCCGGGCCCGGCAGGGTCTGTCCGGCACGCCGGACGTGTCGATCCGCGGCTTTCCCTTCCTCACGCAGGCCCTCGCCAAGGAACTGGACCGGGTCGACGCGGCCATGACCGGCGTCGAGGTGACGGCGGGCGACCGCAGGGTCCGGGTCGGCGAACTGAGCGCCGAGCTGCACGGCGTGCGGCTGGAGAACGGCTACTCGCGCGCGGTCGCCACGTCCGCGACGGGCACGGCCCGCATCTCGTACGAGGAGCTGCGCAAGGCGTCCGACCACGACGTCGTCCTCGGCTACGGCGGCAACGGCAAACTGAAGGTCACCGGCAGCGTCGAGGTGCTGGGGCGGAAGGTGACGCGCAGCGTGCTGTCCACGGTGAGCGTCGTCGACGGCCAGACGCTGCGGGTGCGGGCCGACAGCGTGCCGGGCGAGGGCATTCCCGGCGTCGAGGAGCTGGTCCGCGAGCGAACCGACTTCGACCGCGAGGTGAGCGGATTTCCGGCCGGACTGAAAATCCGGAAGGTCCAGGCCTCCCCCGACGGCCTGGAGGTCACGGTGGCGGGCCGGAACGTGGTCCTGGCGGGCTGA
- a CDS encoding putative leader peptide yields the protein MTKRRADLTKRRAVDLCRVAAMLCRAV from the coding sequence ATGACGAAGCGACGGGCGGACCTCACGAAGCGGCGGGCAGTAGACCTGTGCCGCGTCGCCGCCATGCTCTGTCGCGCCGTCTGA
- a CDS encoding sulfurtransferase — MSRSDVLVDADWVEAHLDDPKVVLVEVDEDTSAYDKNHIKNAVRIDWRKDLQDPVRRDFVDREGFEKLLSAKGIANDDTVVLYGGNNNWFAAYAYWYFKLYGHESVKLLDGGRKKWELDSRDLVDGSEVPDRPATEYRAKAQDTSIRAFRDDVVAAIGSQNLVDVRSPDEFSGKLLAPAHLPQEQSQRPGHVPSARNIPWSKNANDDGTFKSDDELKALYAAEQVDLEKDTIAYCRIGERSALTWFVLHELLGRENVRNYDGSWTEYGSLVGVPIELGPAR, encoded by the coding sequence ATGAGCCGCAGCGACGTCCTGGTAGACGCCGACTGGGTCGAGGCCCACCTCGACGACCCGAAGGTCGTCCTCGTCGAGGTCGACGAGGACACGTCGGCGTACGACAAGAACCACATCAAGAACGCCGTCCGGATCGACTGGAGGAAGGACCTGCAGGACCCGGTCCGCCGCGACTTCGTCGACCGGGAGGGCTTCGAGAAGCTGCTCTCCGCGAAGGGCATCGCCAACGACGACACCGTCGTGCTCTACGGCGGCAACAACAACTGGTTCGCCGCCTACGCCTACTGGTACTTCAAGCTCTACGGCCACGAGAGCGTGAAGCTCCTCGACGGCGGCCGCAAGAAGTGGGAGCTGGACTCCCGCGACCTGGTCGACGGCTCCGAGGTCCCGGACCGCCCGGCCACCGAGTACAGGGCCAAGGCGCAGGACACCTCGATCCGCGCCTTCCGCGACGACGTCGTGGCCGCCATCGGCAGCCAGAACCTGGTCGACGTCCGCTCGCCCGACGAGTTCAGCGGCAAGCTCCTCGCCCCGGCGCACCTCCCGCAGGAGCAGTCGCAGCGCCCCGGCCACGTGCCGAGCGCCCGCAACATCCCGTGGTCGAAGAACGCCAACGACGACGGCACGTTCAAGTCGGACGACGAGCTGAAGGCCCTCTACGCCGCCGAGCAGGTGGACCTGGAGAAGGACACCATCGCGTACTGCCGCATCGGCGAGCGCTCCGCGCTGACCTGGTTCGTCCTGCACGAGCTGCTCGGCCGGGAGAACGTCAGGAACTACGACGGCTCGTGGACCGAGTACGGCTCCCTCGTCGGCGTGCCGATCGAGCTCGGCCCCGCCCGGTAA
- a CDS encoding DUF1416 domain-containing protein yields the protein MCGAQVGGPDASSIKPGETTIQGQVTRDGEPVTGYVRLLDSTGEFTAEVPTSATGQFRFYAAEGTWTVRALVPGGTADRRVVVETGGLAEVAIAV from the coding sequence ATGTGTGGAGCCCAGGTCGGCGGCCCCGACGCCTCCTCGATCAAGCCCGGTGAGACCACCATCCAGGGCCAGGTGACCCGCGACGGGGAGCCCGTGACCGGCTACGTCCGGCTGCTCGACTCGACCGGCGAGTTCACCGCCGAGGTCCCGACCTCCGCGACCGGCCAGTTCCGGTTCTACGCGGCGGAGGGCACCTGGACCGTCCGCGCCCTGGTGCCGGGCGGCACGGCGGACCGCCGCGTCGTCGTGGAGACGGGTGGCCTCGCCGAGGTCGCGATCGCCGTCTGA
- a CDS encoding DUF3099 domain-containing protein, translating to MYARRRRAYFALMGTCLALFVSACALVRLWSVEVAAGMVFAAMLLPPLAAWTANRRGPDDRWWDDPTGDRQSDEWWDELDGKRKPGP from the coding sequence GTGTACGCACGTCGCCGGCGCGCCTACTTCGCGCTGATGGGCACCTGCCTCGCCCTCTTCGTCAGCGCGTGCGCCCTCGTGCGGCTGTGGTCCGTGGAGGTGGCCGCGGGGATGGTCTTCGCGGCGATGCTCCTGCCGCCGCTCGCCGCGTGGACGGCGAACCGGCGGGGTCCGGACGACCGCTGGTGGGACGACCCGACCGGCGACCGGCAGTCCGACGAGTGGTGGGACGAGCTGGACGGCAAGAGGAAACCGGGGCCGTAG